The region CCGTGCGGGGCATCAAGGTGCACTTCCCGATCAAGCGGGGCATCGTGCTGGACCGGACGGTCGGGCACGTGTACGCGGTGGACGGGGTGGACCTGAGCGTCCGGCGCGGCGAGACCTACGGCCTGGTCGGCGAGTCCGGTTGCGGCAAGTCCACCCTCGGGCGGGCGATCCTGCGGCTGACCGAGCCGACCGCCGGGCACGTGGTGTTCGACGGCACGGACCTGACCACGCTCAAGGGCGAGGCGCTGCGCACCATGCGGCGGCGGATGCAGATGGTGTTCCAGGACCCCATGTCGTCCCTGGACCCCCGGCAGTCCGTGGAGTCCATCCTGGTCGAGGGCCTGCGGGCGCACGACCTGGACAAGGGCAAGGAGTCCACCGGCAAGCGGCTGCGCGAACTGCTCACCGCGGTGGGCCTGCCGGCGAAGTCGCTGCGCAAGTACCCGCACGAGTTCTCCGGCGGGCAGCGGCAGCGCATCGGCATCGCCCGCGCGCTCGCCGTGGAACCCGACCTGATCATCGCCGACGAGCCGGTGTCCGCGCTGGACGTGTCGGTGCAGGCGCAGGTGGTCAACCTGCTGGAGGAGTTGCAGGACCAGTTCGGGCTCACCTACCTGGTGATCGCGCACGACCTGGCCGTGGTGCGGCACATCTCGGACCGGGTCGGCGTGATGTACCTGGGCGGCCTGGTGGAGGAGGCGACCTCGGACGACCTCTACGCCGAGCCGCTGCACCCGTACACCAGGGCGCTGCTGTCGGCGATCCCGGTGCCCGACCCGCTGGTGGAGGACCGCCGGGAGCGGATCCTGCTCAAGGGCGACCTCCCGTCGCCCGCGAACCCGCCGACCGGGTGCCGGTTCCACACCCGGTGCCCGTGGAAGCAGGACACCAAGTGCTCGACCGAGCGGCCGGAGCTGCGCCAGGTGCTGCCCGGCCACAAGGTCGCGTGCCACTGGGCGGAGGACATCCGCGCCGGGCGGATCCGGCCGCACGAGGTCGAGGCCGTGCTGGTGGAGGAGTCCGACGGGCTCTCGCCGGACATCCCGCTGGTCGGCCCGGCGTCGGTGACCGAGGCGCTCAACCCGTGACACCCGTGCGGGGTGCCTCCCCCTGGGCGGCACCCCGCACGGCGGTTCAGGGCTTCCAGTCCGGCGAGCGGCCGAGCAGCGCGACCAGCTTGTCGGTGGTCGGGGCGTCCTCGGTGACGCCCACCGGCAGCGCGAACGCCGCCCCGGGACCCCGCACGTTCGGTGTGCTCGGGTAGCGGAGAGCCACCTTGTACGCGACGAGCGCCAGGCCGTCGTCCAGCGTTCCGTCCAGCCCCAGCGCGCGTTTGACGTCCCAGGAGTGGACCACGGTGTCGACCAGGTGCGCGCCGACCAGGTTGCGGCCCGGGTAGGTGCCGAAGCCCGGGATCTGCCCCTCGCGGTCGAGGAAGCCGTCGGCCCGGAACGACTCGGTGACCAGGTCGCTCGCCGTCGCGTAGGACGTGACCAGGTCGTCGGAGATCCCCGAGCGGGGTTCACCGCCGCGCGCGCCCACGTCGAACTTGATCGACATGTCGACCAGGTGCCGCAGGACGTCGCGGACGGTCCAGCCCGCGCACGGGGTGGGCAGGTCGTAGTGCTCCGGTTCGAGGCTCGCGACCAGCGCGGCGTTGAGGTCGATGGCGGTGCGGTCGAGGTCGAGCAGGTCCACGGATCCCCCTAAAAGGTTGTACGAACGATCGTACTATTAGTTTCGCAGTGGTCAAGGGGGCTAGCGTGGGCGGGGTGAAGGTCGACGGACGGGTGGAGCGCGGCGAGCAGACCCGGCGGCAGATCCTGCGGCGGGCGGCGGAGATCGCGTCGGTGGAGGGCCTGGAGGGCCTGTCCATCGGCCGGTTGGCCACCGAGCTCGAAGTCAGCAAGAGCGGCGTGTTCGCGCACTTCGGGTCGAAGGAGGAGTTGCAGCTCGCCACGGTCCGGGCGGCGGCGAAGATCTTCGTCGACGAGGTGATCACGCCCGCCTCGGCCGAGCCGCCGGGCCTGGCCCGGCTGGAGCGGCTGCTCGGCGGCTGGCTGGACTACTCGCGGCGGCGCACGTTCCCCGGCGGGTGCTTCTTCGCCTCGGTGCAGGCCGAGTTCGACGCCCGCCCCGGCCGGGTGCGCGACTCGATCGCCGAGTTCGACCGGCGGTGGGTGGACCTGGTCACGACCACCGCGGCGGACGTGCCCGACCTCGCCCGCGACCCGGCGCAACTGGCGTTCGAGCTGGTCGCGTACCTGCAATCGGCCAACGCCCGGTCCGTGCTGCACGACGACCCGGACGCCTACGAGCGGGCCCGCGCCGCCGTCGGCCGGGCGCTGGACCTGGCTACCCGGCGGGCGTGACGACCCGGCGCTGCGCGGCCCGCACCGCCAGCCCCACCGGCAGGCTGACCAGCAGCGCCGCACCCCACGACAACGCGATGGCGAGCACCGGCTCGGCCACGACCTGGCCGCCGAAGTACCCGATCAGCGCGGTGTAGGTGCACCACAGCGCCGACCCGATGAACGCCACCGGAACGAACCGCCGCAACGGCCACCGCACCGACCCGGCGATCAGCGCGCCCACCACCCCGCCGCCCGGCGCCCACCGCACCGCGACCAGGATCGGCTCGCCGCGCGTGGCGAGCTTCGCGCGGGTCCACTCGACCACCGCCCGCGCCCCCGCCCGCCGGCTGACCCGCTCGACCGCCCGCGACCCGGCCCCGCGCCCCAGCGCGTAGTTGACCAGATCGGCCAGGAAGCACCCGGCCGTGGCCACCGGGATCACCGCGAGCAGCGACAGCTCACCGGACGCGACCAGCACACCGCTGCCGATCAGCACCGCCTCCGTGGGCAGCAGCGGCACGGCGGCGACCACGAACAGCAGCAGGAGAGCGGTCATGATGCGGCAACGCTACCCGCCACCGGATCGCTCCCACCCGGTCGACCTCTTCAGCCGACGTTCAGCCGGAGCCCTGCGCAGACCCGTGCCCGGACCCGGTGCCCGGACCCGGTGCCGCCCGGCCCGTAGGTGGGCCGGGCGGGGCCCGCAAGGTCAGCGGTGGGCGCGGTTCAGGGCCGAGACGAGTGCGCGCAGGGACGCGGAGACCGTCGAGCTGTCGATGCCGACGCCCCACAGGACCCGGTCGCCCACCGCGCACTCCAGGTACGCGGCGGCGCGGGCGTCGTCGCCGGAGGACATGGCGTGCTCGGAGTAGTCCAGCACCCGCACGTCGTAGCCGATGGTGGCCAGCGCGTCCACGAACGCGGCGATCGGGCCGTTGCCGGTGCCGGTGATCTCCTGGGTCTCCCCGTCCACGACCACCACGGCCTTGATCTTCTCGTGGCCGCCGCCGTCCGCGCTCACCTTCTGCCGCACCAGCTTCAGCGGCACCGCGCCGTCGAGGTACTCGGTGGAGAACGAGTCCCACATGTCCTTCGGCGAGATCTCGCCGCCGTGGGTGTCGGTGACCTCCTGGATCACCCGGGAGAACTCGACCTGGAGCCGGCGCGGCAGGTCCAGGTGGTGCTCGGACTTCATCAGGTAGGCCACGCCGCCCTTGCCGGACTGCGAGTTGACCCGGATGACGGCCTCGTAGTTGCGGCCCACGTCCTTCGGGTCGATCGGCAGGTACGGGACCTCCCACGGGAACTCGTCCACGTGCTGCCCGGCGGCCTTGGCCGCGTCCTCCAGGGCCTCCAGGCCCTTCTTGATCGCGTCCTGGTGCGAGCCGGAGAACGCGGTGAACACCAGGTCACCGCCGTACGGGTGGCGCTCGGCGACCGGCAGCTGGTTGCAGTACTCGACCGTGCGGCGGATCTCGTCGATGTCGGAGAAGTCGATCTGCGGGTCGACGCCCTGGCCGAACATGTTCATCGCCAGGGTGACCAGGCAGACGTTGCCGGTGCGCTCGCCGTTGCCGAACAGGCAGCCCTCGATCCGGTCCGCGCCCGCCAGGTAGCCCAGCTCGGCGGCGGCCACGCCGGTGCCCCGGTCGTTGTGCGGGTGCAGCGACAGGATGATCGAGTCGCGGCGGGCCAGGTTGCGCGACATCCACTCGATCGAGTCGGCGTAGACGTTCGGCGTGGCCATCTCGACGGTCGCCGGCAGGTTCACGATCAGCGGCTTGTCCGGGGTGGGCCGGACGATCTCGGAGACCGCGTCGCACACCTCCAGCGCGTACGACAGCTCGGTGCCGGTGTAGGACTCGGGCGAGTACTCGTAGCGGAACTCGGTCTCCGGGTACTTCTTCGCCTCCTCCAGCGCGAACCGCGCGGCGTCGGTGGCGATCTTCTTGATGCCCTCGCGGTCGGACTTGAACACCACCCGGCGCTGGAGGACCGACGTGGAGTTGTAGAAGTGCACGATGGCCTTGCCCGCGCCGCGCAGCGCCTCGAACGTGCGCGCGATCAGCTCGGAGCGGCACTGGGTGAGCACCTGGATGGTGACGTCCGGCGGGATCGCGCCGTCCTCGACGATCTCCCGGACGAAGTCGAAGTCGGTCTGCGACGCGGCCGGGAAGCCGACCTCGATCTCCTTGTAGCCCATGCGCACCAGCAGGTCGAACATCTTGCGCTTGCGGGCGGGCGACATCGGGTCGATCAGCGCCTGGTTGCCGTCGCGCAGGTCGACCGCGCACCACAGCGGGGCCTGCGTGATCCGCTTGGTCGGCCAGGTCCGGTCGGGTACGTCGACCACCTCGACCAGCTCGTGGAAGGGGCGGTAGCGGTGCACGGGCATCGACGTCCCGCGCTGCGGGTTCCACGCCGGCTGGTCGGCCGGGGCGGGGCGCGCGGGGGGACGGATGCGGCTGACGCCGGAGGTGTAGGCGTCGGGTGAGGTCGTCATGACGGAGGGTGCTCCTGCCGGGCGTGGGGGAAACGACCGGCGGCAACGCTCGACCCGCGACGGGGGGCCGGTCTGATCAGACCCCGTCACGGCGGCGAAGCAGGAGCGCACGTGCCACGGCCACACCCTAACCGGAATCCGACCGGACGTGGAACCGAGCGCCCAGATGGTGGAACTTCACCCATCCGTGTTTCGCTCGATCGTGGGTCGGGCATTTCTCCGACATGTCCAGATGGCGAACCTCAACGCGCAGCGGCGGCTTCACCGCTGCCCGAGTGATCAGCGGTGTTGGCGCTGTGTTCGCGCTCATCGAGGTGCTCTACATCCTGATGATCCTCTTCGGGGCGAACCAGGCCAACGCGTTCTTCCGCTTCATCCAGCAGCTCGCCGAGCCGCTGGCGCTGTTCTTCCCCGGTCTGTTCCAGCTCGGCAACGCCAACCTCGACGTCATCGTCAACTACGGTCTGGCGGCCGTGTTCTGGCTCGTCGTCACCGGCCTGCTGGCCCGCGTCGTGGCCAGGTAGCCCAGCGGCCCCGGTGGTGCGTGTCCACCGCCCGTCGACCTGCCGGTCCGCAGTCCGCCCGGCAGGTCGACGGGTCGTCGTCCGCCCGACAGCGGCGATCAGACCTCGAACGCCTTCCCCCACGTGCCGGTGAACGCGATTTCCGGCAGGGGTTTCCGTTCGCGGGGCCGGGTTTCCCGGGCCTGGAGTTCTTCCGGCAGGACGCTCACGTCACCGAGCTTTCCGACGGCTATGACCACCACCGGAACAACATCTTCGGGCAACGCGAACGCGCGCGCCGCGGCGTCGTGGTCGAAACCGCCCATCTGGTGCGTCACCAGCCCGAGGTCGACGGCCTGCAGCACCAGGTTCTGCACGGCCAGCCCCAGCCCGAACTCGGTGTTCGGCACCGGTCCGCGCTCGTCCGCCGTCGCCCGCGCCGCGAGCAGCAGCACCGAAGCGCGCCCCGCCCAGGTCTGGTTGCCGGGC is a window of Saccharothrix espanaensis DSM 44229 DNA encoding:
- a CDS encoding ABC transporter ATP-binding protein — translated: MSVRGIKVHFPIKRGIVLDRTVGHVYAVDGVDLSVRRGETYGLVGESGCGKSTLGRAILRLTEPTAGHVVFDGTDLTTLKGEALRTMRRRMQMVFQDPMSSLDPRQSVESILVEGLRAHDLDKGKESTGKRLRELLTAVGLPAKSLRKYPHEFSGGQRQRIGIARALAVEPDLIIADEPVSALDVSVQAQVVNLLEELQDQFGLTYLVIAHDLAVVRHISDRVGVMYLGGLVEEATSDDLYAEPLHPYTRALLSAIPVPDPLVEDRRERILLKGDLPSPANPPTGCRFHTRCPWKQDTKCSTERPELRQVLPGHKVACHWAEDIRAGRIRPHEVEAVLVEESDGLSPDIPLVGPASVTEALNP
- a CDS encoding TIGR03086 family metal-binding protein, with amino-acid sequence MDLLDLDRTAIDLNAALVASLEPEHYDLPTPCAGWTVRDVLRHLVDMSIKFDVGARGGEPRSGISDDLVTSYATASDLVTESFRADGFLDREGQIPGFGTYPGRNLVGAHLVDTVVHSWDVKRALGLDGTLDDGLALVAYKVALRYPSTPNVRGPGAAFALPVGVTEDAPTTDKLVALLGRSPDWKP
- a CDS encoding TetR/AcrR family transcriptional regulator, with amino-acid sequence MGGVKVDGRVERGEQTRRQILRRAAEIASVEGLEGLSIGRLATELEVSKSGVFAHFGSKEELQLATVRAAAKIFVDEVITPASAEPPGLARLERLLGGWLDYSRRRTFPGGCFFASVQAEFDARPGRVRDSIAEFDRRWVDLVTTTAADVPDLARDPAQLAFELVAYLQSANARSVLHDDPDAYERARAAVGRALDLATRRA
- a CDS encoding DedA family protein translates to MTALLLLFVVAAVPLLPTEAVLIGSGVLVASGELSLLAVIPVATAGCFLADLVNYALGRGAGSRAVERVSRRAGARAVVEWTRAKLATRGEPILVAVRWAPGGGVVGALIAGSVRWPLRRFVPVAFIGSALWCTYTALIGYFGGQVVAEPVLAIALSWGAALLVSLPVGLAVRAAQRRVVTPAG
- the leuA gene encoding 2-isopropylmalate synthase, translating into MTTSPDAYTSGVSRIRPPARPAPADQPAWNPQRGTSMPVHRYRPFHELVEVVDVPDRTWPTKRITQAPLWCAVDLRDGNQALIDPMSPARKRKMFDLLVRMGYKEIEVGFPAASQTDFDFVREIVEDGAIPPDVTIQVLTQCRSELIARTFEALRGAGKAIVHFYNSTSVLQRRVVFKSDREGIKKIATDAARFALEEAKKYPETEFRYEYSPESYTGTELSYALEVCDAVSEIVRPTPDKPLIVNLPATVEMATPNVYADSIEWMSRNLARRDSIILSLHPHNDRGTGVAAAELGYLAGADRIEGCLFGNGERTGNVCLVTLAMNMFGQGVDPQIDFSDIDEIRRTVEYCNQLPVAERHPYGGDLVFTAFSGSHQDAIKKGLEALEDAAKAAGQHVDEFPWEVPYLPIDPKDVGRNYEAVIRVNSQSGKGGVAYLMKSEHHLDLPRRLQVEFSRVIQEVTDTHGGEISPKDMWDSFSTEYLDGAVPLKLVRQKVSADGGGHEKIKAVVVVDGETQEITGTGNGPIAAFVDALATIGYDVRVLDYSEHAMSSGDDARAAAYLECAVGDRVLWGVGIDSSTVSASLRALVSALNRAHR
- a CDS encoding nitroreductase family protein, with amino-acid sequence MKLNPIIADRWSPRAFDATATVAPADLTLLLEAARWAPSHGNTQPARFVVGLRGDDTFQRIFDVLRPGNQTWAGRASVLLLAARATADERGPVPNTEFGLGLAVQNLVLQAVDLGLVTHQMGGFDHDAAARAFALPEDVVPVVVIAVGKLGDVSVLPEELQARETRPRERKPLPEIAFTGTWGKAFEV